The sequence below is a genomic window from Cellulosilyticum sp. I15G10I2.
TAGAAAGTATGGAGACTATAAGAGCAAACACACCTGTTATTTGGAAGCTGTCATAATCATAGTTGTAATTTAAAATTTTATTAACACCATTTAAACCAATGCCAAGTCCTGTAGCACCGAGGATAATGGCGAGAATAATAGAGGCAATACATTCTAAGCGCTCATGACCATATTGATGTTCGGCATCAGATGCTTTATTTGAGAGATTGACACCAATAATGACAATGAATGTACTAAATACATCAGATGCAGAATGAATGGCATCTGAAATCATAGCACTAGAATGTGCAAAAAGACCTGCAAAAAGTTTAAGTAGTGATAAGGCTATATTAGTGATAATACTTACTGCAGATACCTTCATCGTGAGCTCATTTTCTATACAATTTTCCATATAGTTACCTCCATATAATGCGTATAGGATAGCTCTATGGCATTTAAACCATCAGAATGCAGTACAAAGTGTTTTGTGATTATTCTATTCTATTATACTATGTGTAGTATCTTAAAGTGGTGCAAATATAAAAAACTATATTTTCTAGTTTGGTATACATATATTTTCTGAGGAATTATAATGAACATTAGCAGGGTAAAAAACCTAAAACAGAACAAGGAGAAAGATATGGATATAAAAGCATACTGTTTATCATTGCCTATGGCGACATTAGATTATCCATTTGGAGAGACGCCAATGGTGATAAAAGTCAATAACAAGATGTTTGCACTTATTAGTAACGCAGGGGACGTTTCTTTAAAATGTGAGCCGCTTCAAGCTTTAGCTTATCGTGACATGTTTGAAGCAGTTATACCAGGCTACCACCTTAATAAACAACATTGGAATACAATTAAACCGAACTTGGATATAGATGATGAAATGCTTAAAAGGATGGTTAGGGAATCCTATAAAGCTGTTGTTAATACATTTCCTAAGAAAGATAGAGCGTACTATTTAAACTTATTATTTTAAAAAAACACCTATTGACTTTAACCTTGGGGGAAGGTATACACTTACCTTGTCGACGTCAATTGAATAAGGATAGGAGGGGGAGATAAATATTTTTACCATTGGAATGTTTTCAAAAATAAACAGAATTACTACAAAAACACTTAGACACTATGATGAAATAGGATTATTAAAACCTGAGCATGTAGATGCATTTACAGGATACAGGTACTATACAACAAGTCAGCTCATG
It includes:
- a CDS encoding MmcQ/YjbR family DNA-binding protein — protein: MDIKAYCLSLPMATLDYPFGETPMVIKVNNKMFALISNAGDVSLKCEPLQALAYRDMFEAVIPGYHLNKQHWNTIKPNLDIDDEMLKRMVRESYKAVVNTFPKKDRAYYLNLLF